A single Phragmites australis chromosome 4, lpPhrAust1.1, whole genome shotgun sequence DNA region contains:
- the LOC133914686 gene encoding LOW QUALITY PROTEIN: ribonuclease 2-like (The sequence of the model RefSeq protein was modified relative to this genomic sequence to represent the inferred CDS: deleted 1 base in 1 codon; substituted 1 base at 1 genomic stop codon): protein MRHGKKRRRLPLLLLCLAMLLPRALLVPTASALSLPVLXAGFDNYVLVLQWPGTICRQSTHLVSVYVFCRSKPLKWFTIYELWPHYNHGGWPSCCRPATFNITKILMLTPILKKYWSSLYCGPSSTCFGGRGPF, encoded by the exons ATGCGGCATGGGAAgaagcgccgccgcctcccgctccTGCTTCTCTGCCTCGCCATGCTGCTCCCCCGCGCGCTGCTCGTGCCAACCGCCTCAGCATTATCGTTGCCGGTG CTGTGAGCAGGGTTCGACAACTACGTGCTGGTGCTGCAGTGGCCGGGCACCATCTGCCGCCAGTCCA CTCATTTGGTTTCCGTGTACGTTTTCTGCAGATCGAAGCCCCTCAAATGGTTCACAATCT ATGAGCTCTGGCCACATTACAACCATGGGGGATGGCCATCATGTTGCAGACCCGCCACATTCAACATCACCAAG ATCTTAATGTTGACACCGATACTTAAGAAGTACTGGTCGTCCTTGTACTGTGGTCCTTCTTCAACCTGCTTTGGTGGAAGGGGGCCATTTTAG